TGTCTCCCGATAATACAAAAATTAGTCGGTCAACACTTATATGTGGATTCGTATACCACAGCAATTTCTATGTTTTTATAATACCACTTTTGAAAATTATTGCAAGAGGAAAAATCATTTTTTTTGCAATCGTTTTCGTTGATTCTTCTCGTATTATCTAGATAACTTATCGATTCGTTCTTTATTAGCTCCAAGAGCTCTTTCGTATTTCCCAGTTTCATTAGGTTGGAAATAATTGACTCCTCTTAATTTATCTGGAAGGTATTGTTGCTTAACCCACTTTTCAGGATAGGCATGTGGATACTTATAATCTTGTGCATTACCCAGTGCCTTACTTCCAGCATAGTGTCCATCTCTCAGATGACGCGGAATAGGTAAATTCCCAGACTTTCTAAGATCCGCCAGGACAGCATCCATTGCCTTATAAGCCGAATTCGACTTAGGTGATAATGCTAAGTCAATAACTACGTTGGCAATCAAAATACGTGCCTCCGGAAAACCTATTTTCTGTGCAGCTTCCAAGGCTGTGACCGTGTGAACTTGTGCATCTGGATTAGCTAAACCAATATCCTCATAGGCAATCACAGTCAAGCGACGTGCTAGACTAGGCAAATCCCCTGCCTCAACCAAACGTGCCGCATAGTGAAGACTGGCATTAACATCAGATCCTCGAATAGATTTTTGCAAGGCAGAAAGGACATCATAGTGCCCATCACCGTCTTTATCCATAGTAATATAACTGCGTTGTAAGCTATTTTCCACTATGTCTAAAGTAATATGATGCTGCCCATTTCCTGAAGCTGGTGTCGACATGACAGCCAGATCCAAAGAATTATATGCCGATCGTAAATCACCATTAGTAGCTGTCGCAATAAAATCTAGAGCATCATCATCTAAGTGAACCTCAAAGGCGAAGCCACGCTCCTTGTCCCCTAGAACATTCAAAATAGCTTCCTTGATATCTTCATTAGAGAGTGGTTCCAACTCAAATATTTGTACACGGCTACGGATGGCTGGTGTTACAGAAAAAAACGGATTCTCGGTTGTGGCACCAATCATGATAATATTTCCGTTCTCTAATAATGGTAACAAAAAATCTTGTTTTGCTTTATCCAAACGATGGATCTCATCTAGAAGTAGAACTAAACCACCTGAAAATTTAGCCTCTTCTGCAATTTCCTGTAGACGTTTTTTGCTATCGACAGTGGCATTAAAAGTTCTAAAAGCAAATTTTGTTGTTCCTGCAATAGCACTGGCTATCGAGGTTTTCCCGATTCCTGGAGGTCCGTAGAGAATCATTGACGACAGCATATTCGCCTCTACCATACGGCGAATAATTTTACCTTCACCAACTAAATGTTTCTGACCAATCACCTCTGAAATTGAACGTGGACGCATGCGTAAGGCAAGATTATCTGGCATCTTCTCTCCTTTTTTTAACTATTTATTCTTCTTATAATAAGAATATACTATTTTTCTGTAAAAAGAAATTATAAATAGTTCTTGTCAAACCTAAATTCTTATGATAGAATATTTTGGTATGTGGTGCTAGCACATCCGTAATAAATTCTACCTAGGAGGAAAACACGAAATGACTAAAGTATGTTACTTTACAGGACGTAAAACTGTTTCTGGAAACAACCGTTCACACGCTATGAACAAAACTAAACGTGTCTTTAAGCCTAACCTTCAAAAAGTTACTGTTCTTATCGACGGTAAACCTAAAAAAGTTTGGGCTTCAGCTCGTGCACTTAAATCTGGTAAAGTTGAACGCGTTTAATCTTATTAGACATTAAGAGAGATGACATCAGTCATCTCTTTTAGTGTTCATCGTCTTTCACTTTTGGGTATACTTATGTTATAATAAGGAACTAATAGATAATCCTTATAGAAAGAAGGTGTCAGTATGGGATTTACAGATGAAACTGTTCTTTTCAACCTAAACGACGGTGATAAAGATGAAATCAGTAATACTTTGACAAATGTCTACCGTTCGTTGGCTGAGAAAGGTTATAATCCTATCAACCAAATCGTTGGTTATGTTCTGAGCGGTGACCCTGCTTATGTTCCGCGTTACAATGATGCCCGTAACCAAATTCGCAAATACGAACGTGATGAAATCGTTGAAGAACTCGTTCGCTATTATCTTAAAGGAAATGGAACTGACCTGTAATGCGAGTAATGGGACTTGATGTTGGCTCAAAAACAGTGGGTGTTGCTATTAGTGACCCACTTGGTTTTACGGCCCAAGGCGTTGAAATTATCAAAATTAACGAGGAAGATAAAGAGTTTGGCTTCGACCGTCTAGGTGAACTCGTTAAAGAATATCAGGTAGATAAATTTGTCATTGGTCTCCCTAAAAATATGAATAACACTGAAGGACCACGTGTTGAGGCTAGCAAAGCTTATGGTGATAAAATCAAGGAAATCTTTAACCTTCCTGTAGATTACCAAGACGAGCGATTGACAACTGTTCAGGCAGAACGTATGTTAGTTGAACAAGCAGATGTCAGCCGTGGTAAGCGTAAAAAAGTTATTGATAAATTGGCTGCTCAACTTATTTTGCAAAACTACCTCGATCGAATGTTTTAATAAACTGTAAATAGAGACCGATTAGTCGAGCGACAATCTAGTAAACTACCAATCAGAACTTCTAGATTCTCCTCACTATTGAGTACTCTCTTCAAAAAGGAGAACAATATGTCACACAATCACGATCACAACCATGACCATGAAGTCATCACTTTAGTAGACGAACAAGGGAATGAAACACTTTTTGAAATCTTATTAACGATTGATGGACGTGAAGAATTCGGTAAGAACTACGTTCTTTTGGTTCCAGCTGGTGCTGAAGAAGATGCAGATGGAGAAATCGAAATCCAGGCATACTCATTCACTGAAAATGAGGACGGCACTGAAGGCGACCTTCAACCAATTCCTGAAGATTCAGATGCTGAATGGGATATGATTGAAGAAGTTTTCAATAGCTTTATCGATGAAAACTAAAAAATAATATTGGGCGTAACTAAGCCTAATCATTTACTTCTAAAAAAGAGACTGAAATAGTTTATTTCAGTCTCTTTTTTAGAAGGTTTTTTCTTAAATGTAAGAAATAAGAGAGAAATTGACTAAATGGTATTATCTGATATACTTTAAATAAGAGATTTTGGGTTTTTCCCTTATTTGTAACTTTCAAAATGACAGCAAAGGAGTTTAATTTGAGTCCATATAACAAAGACAATATCCTAGGATCAGGTAGCTATCAAGGTTATCATCGAAGCCCCCATCAATCTCATACACATGATAAGCAATCTGAAAAGGGTGAAGTAACAATTCAAGGGCGTACAAAAGAATCAACTTCTTATCAGAAAGAAAAAAAAACTAAGATTTCACTTCCTTGTAAGCATAAAGCACATATCCTTATCCTCAGTCTGATTTTGAGTGCATGTAGTATATCAGTCCCTTGCTTTACAGACTTTTCCAATAATATACAATCCCAAAACCTTTACATTGCAAAAATGTTTGCCAACGGTAGTTTACCCTATTCTGACTTTTTTGCGACAGGTGGGTTCTTCTATTATTTCCTAATTTCTCTAGCTTTTCGTCTGGGGTCTACTCTTTGGTTAATTCCAATACAGTTTCTAACCTACTATCTTTCTGGCAGCTACCTTTACAAGGTTGTCATGCATATGACAAATAAGAAGGAAATTGCAACTCTAATTAGTATTATTTTCTTTTTAATTAATGGGACACTTGGTTTTGGTGGACTCTATCCTATCCAATTTGCCATGCCTTTTGTCCTCGGTGCTATTTTCTTCTTAACCCGGTACTTTGCTGGTCACAGTCGTGATGAAGCCTTTATTCTTTACGGTTTTGCTGGTGCTGCTGGAGCACTCTTTGAAGCTCGAACTCTTATTTTCTGGGTATTGTCACTTGTGACAATATTTGTTTACAATCTTGTCAACAAGCACTTTGCTCGTGGTTTTTATCAAGTCCTTTGTATTATTTTTGGTAATATTTTAGTACTGTACCTATGCCTTTATTTCATCCTAAACTTGCAAATCACTTCGGACTATATTAATCAAGTTCTAGTTTACAACTTTACACAACTCGCTGTAGAAAAAAATAACTTCCTACTGACATTGGCTTACCAAAGTTTTGCTGTTATAGGTTCTGGACTCCTTATTGGTGTAGTTACTACAGGTAACCACCTCCTTGGTGATGCTAAAGATAAAAGCATTAAATGGGTATTAATCCTTAGCTTTATCTTTACACTAGTTTACAGTCTATTCTCTCAAAGTTTTGGACTTTACAGCATTCTTACCATCGTCCCATATGGTTTAGTCTTGACTGCACTTTCTCTGGATGATGCTATTAAAAAGAGAGCGGAGCGAACCTCTCACCGACGTCGTAATGATAACCAAATCCGCACGCTAAAAGTTTTTGGTATCTTCCTTAGCCGTAATTATTTCTTACCTATAGTCGTTTTTGCATTTGCCTTTGCTATACCAATCATCATGTTCCTATTTGATTTAGGAAATAATGCTGAACGTAGCAGTGTCGCAAATTACCTCGCTAAAAATACCAAGAAAGATGAAACTATTTACGTTTATGATTCATCAGCAAAAATTTATTTGAAAAGTAATCGTAAATCAGCTTCACCATTTGTTCTTCCTGATCTTAACACAGCTAAATCAAGTCATCAAAAGGCTCTTTTAGACACTCTTGTTCAAGATTCTGCACAATATCTTGTTGTCCAACAAGATACGCAATTGCCTTCTGAGTTTAAATCGACACTTTCAAAAAACTATAAAAAAGCACCTGTAAAAGGCGTTGAACGATATACTATCTATGTCCTAAAATAGGTCGAAAATCAATATATAGTGGTTGAGATAAAAATATACCACAATATATTGATTTTTTTTTGCCTAGTGCTATAATTAGTGCTATAATTAGCAGCGAGGTTATTTTTAGATGATTACATTAGAAAAAGAAAAGGTTACAGTCAACCCCGATATCAAAGTTATCAAACGCGATGGGCGTATGGTTACTTTTGATTCAAGTAAAATATATGAAGCTATTCTCAAAGCAAGCGAAACTATTACACCTATCACACCATTAATTGAGACTAAATTGGAGGGAATTGCCAACCGTGTTGTGGCCGAAATCAATGATCGCTTCTCTCACAATATCAAAATATACGAAATTCAAAGTATCGTAGAGCATGAGTTACTCGAAGCTAACGAATACGCTATCGCTCAAGAATACATTAACTACCGTACCAAACGTGATTTTGAGCGTTCTCAGGCTACTGATATCAATTTCACCATTAACAAACTGGTTAATAAAGATCAGGCTGTTGTTCATGAGAATGCCAATAAGGATAGTGATTTATACAATATACAACGTGATTTAACCGCAGGTATTGTTGGAAAATCCGTTGGACTTAAGATGCTTCCTCCACATGTAGCAAATGCTCATCAAAAGGGAGATATCCATTTCCACGATTTAGACTATAGCCCTTACACGCCTATGACAAACTGTTGTTTGATTGACTTCAAAGGCATGTTGGCAAATGGTTTTAAAATCGGTAACGCTGAAGTAGAAAGTCCCAAATCCATTCAAACTGCAACAGCACAAATTTCACAAATCATCGCAAATGTTGCCTCTAGTCAGTATGGTGGCTGTACAGCAGATCGCATCGATGAATTCTTGGCGCCTTATGCAGAACTCAACTACAAGAAACATTTAGCAGATGCTAAAGAATGGGTGACTGAGGAAAAACAGGAAGACTATGCTCGTGCTAAAACGCGTAAAGATATCTATGATGCTATGCAATCTCTTGAATATGAGATAAATACGCTTTTCACCTCAAATGGTCAAACACCATTTACCTCTCTCGGTTTTGGTTTGGGAACAAACTGGTTTGAACGTGAAATCCAAAAAGCTATCCTCCAAGTTCGTATTTTAGGCCTTGGATTAGAGCACCGCACAGCCATTTTCCCAAAACTCATCTTCACCCTAAAACGCGGACTTAACTTGGAACCTAACTCACCTAACTACGACATTAAACAGCTAGCACTTGAATGTGCAACTAAGCGTATGTATCCAGATGTCCTATCATATGACAAAATCATTGAATTGACAGGCTCCTTCAAAGCCCCTATGGGATGTCGTTCCTTCCTTCAGGGTTGGAAAGATGAAAATGGCGTTGAAGTTAATTCTGGACGAATGAATCTTGGCGTAGTCACCCTTAATCTCCCTAGAATTGCGCTAGAGTCTAAAGGAGACCAAGATAAATTTTGGGAAATTTTTGAAGAAAGAATGGGAATTGCCAAAGATGCTCTCGTTTACCGAGTTGAGCGGGTAAAAGAAGCTACACCTGCCAATGCACCTATTCTTTATCAGTATGGCGCTTTTGGTCAGCGTCTGCGTAAATGCGACAGCGTCGACCAACTCTTCAAACATCGTCGTGCAACCGTATCACTTGGTTACATTGGACTTTATGAAGTAGCATCTGTTTTTTATGGTAGCGATTGGGAAACTAATCTAGAAGCCAAGACATTTACTTTAAATATCGTTAAAGCGATGAAAAATGCTTGTGAAAGTTGGTCTGACGAATATGACTATCATTTCTCTGTTTATTCAACACCATCAGAAAGTTTAACAGATCGCTTCTGTCGATTGGATACTGAAAAATTCGGTGTCGTAACTGATATCACAGATAAAGAATATTACACCAACTCCTTCCACTACGATGTCCGTAAAAATCCAACACCATTTGAAAAGTTGGAATTTGAGAAAGATTACCCAGAGGTTGGTGCAACTGGTGGATTCATCCATTATTGTGAATATCCAGTCCTCCAACAAAATCCTAAGGCACTTGAAGCTGTTTGGGATTTTGCCTATGACCGTGTCGGCTATCTTGGCACTAATACTCCAATTGATAAATGCTACAAGTGTGACTTTGAAGGGGATTTCACTCCAACAGAACGTGGGTTCATGTGCCCTAATTGTGGTAACACAGATCCTAAAACAGTTGATGTCGTCAAACGTACTTGCGGTTATTTAGGGAATCCACAGGCCCGCCCTATGGTTAAAGGACGCCACAAAGAAATCTCAGCCCGAGTCAAACATATGAATGGTTCAACCATCAAATATGGTGGCAAACATCTCTAATAAGACCTATAATGCATTATAATAAACTAGAAGCAGCTGGATAATACCCTCCAACTCCCTCCAACTGCTTTGCTTATTTAGTTTTTAGAACGGAATACAATGGGTAAATATCAATTAGATTATAAAGGTATGCAACAGGTGGAACGTTACCACGAAAAAAATGCAACCGTCAAAAATGACAAAAAAGCACGTGTCCAAGCCCTTTTAAAAAAAGCTGGAAAGAAGAAATAAGATGATTTTACGCCGACCAAGTCAAGCAGATAAAGAAGCTATCTTAGACATGATGGGTGAATTTGAAAGGGAGAAATCTGTCCATGATGGTGGATTTTGGAACACGGACAATTTTATTTATGAAGAATGGCTAGAAGAAAATCTTCAGTCAGAAGCAGGACTTAATATCCCTGAAAACTGGGTTCCTGCTATACAGCTGGTCAGTTTCAACGAATCAGGTCATGCTCTTGGTTTTCTACATCTTCGTCTTCGTTTAAATGGGCGCTTACTAGAAAAAGGTGGTCATATTGGCTACTCCATCCGTCCATCTGAACGTGGCAAGGGGTATGCAAAAGAATCTCTCCGTCAAGGCCTGCAAGTAGCCAAGGAGAAGAATATTCAGCGTGCTCTGGTCACTTGTAGCACAGAAAATCCAGCCAGCCGAGCTGTTATATTAGCCAACGGTGGTCAACTAGAGGACATTTGTAACGAAACTGAGCGCTATTGGATAGATTTGGAGTAAAATCATGACATGGAATACACCAAAACCACAAGAATGGAAGTCCGAAGAGCTTAGCCAAGGACGCATTATTGACTATAAGGCCTTTAATTTTGTTGATGGTGAAGGGGTCCGTAACTCACTTTATGTCTCTGGTTGCATGTTTCACTGTGAGGGATGCTATAACGCTGCTACCTGGTCCTTCAAGGCAGGGATTCCCTATACCAAAGAACTAGAGGAACAAATCATACAAGATTTAGCACAACCCTATGTGCAAGGTCTCACACTACTGGGTGGAGAACCTTTTCTAAATACTGGTATTCTAACTCCCTTAGTCAAGCGTATCCGTAAGGAACTACCCGAAAAAGACATTTGGTCTTGGACTGGTTATACTTGGGAAGAGCTAATGCTTGAAACTCCTGATAAGATAGAACTTCTTCATCTCGTTGACATTCTCGTAGATGGACGTTTTGATATTACTAAAAAGAACCTTATGCTCCAGTTTCGAGGATCATCTAATCAACGTATTATTGATGTCAAAAAATCTCTTGATCAAGGAAAGGTTGTTATCTGGGACAAGTTGAATGACGGTCAAAAAAACTATGAGCAAGTCGATCGTAAAGACATGATATAAGAAAAAGTCTGAGTTTGTAACTCAGGCTTTTTTAACTTTTCTTACAAAAAACAATTCACTATCAGAAGATAAATCCTTACGATAGTAAAAGTCATCAAAGGATAAGTCTCGTAAGGCATCTATGGTTTGACAACTTTCCTCCATTACAGCTGTCAAAAAAGCTCCTCTAGCCTTTTTAGAAATCGTTGAATGTGTCTTAAGAATACCATTACGGTCTTCCATAAAACTAACTGTGAATAACTGCTTACGAAGACTTGGACTAAAGACATCTTCAAATTCACTTGAAAGCAAGGAAACAACTGGAACTTGACTATCTTCTAGGAATTGGTCATATTCAGCACGCCAATAATTTTTTAAGGACTGACCATTAACCTTAATCTTTGTATGAAAGTCATGACGATGTTCTTGAATCGGATAGAAAGCGGGAATAATCCCATAAAAAGAAGATGTGATAAATACTTGGTGACTGAGGAAATCTTTTTCACATGTGGATAAGTCCTTGCGTTTAATGTAACGATACATCAGTCCGTTAAAAAGCTCGACAGCTGGGTAATTCTTCGCTTCACCTGCTAAAATTGCATCCCAACGCTGCTTTTCTTTCTCAGCCTGCTCAGGCTTTATTTTATAAGCTATGGACAAATCGTCTGTGGATAACTTAGCCATTTCTGTTAGAATAGCTTCACTCTTTTCAGATAGTTTTTGGGAGGGGACTTCCTTACTGGGCTTCATTTCTTTTGCAGTTGGAATTAAAAATTTAATCATATTGTTATTGTAAAGCCATGCTGGCATTTCGTCAAGAATTCTCTCTAGTAAAAAAGGAAGCAAACAGTCGTCAACTCCCTTCTTTATTAATCATCTAAATCAACAAAACGACCTAGAATATGTACATTTTCTGCGATTGAAACAAAAGCTTTAGGGTCTGCTTTTCTCATATAATACTTGAAGTCCGTATACTCTTCACGGGTAATAATAGCTAGCAATACTGCTTTCTTTTCGTGATTATAAGTTCCTTCCGCATCGTTAATCATCGTTACACCACGGTGAAGTTTCTTATGGATCATCCTTATAACTGGATCAGGATTACTTGTGACAATCATGGCTTGCATTTTCTTCTGTTTAGTGAAAATTGCATCCGTTACTCGACTAGAAATAAAAATTGTAACCATAGAATAGAGAGCGTATTTCCAGCCAAAAAGAATACCTGCAAAAATCATGATAATCCCGTTGACAATCAAGGAGATATTCCCAACATCACGACCCGTTTTCTTACGAATAGTGAGACTGACGATATCTGTTCCTCCGCTAGAAATACGTGATTTTAAACCGAAACCAATCCCTGCTCCCATGACCAGACCACCAAAAATAGCATTTATCAATGGGTCCTCCGTTAAGGTCACATGAGGCATCACCTGAATAAAAAGGGAACTCATTGTTACCGTAATGAAGGTGAAGATGGTAAATTTGTGGCCAATCTTATACCAAGCTAAAATCAAGAGTGGAATATTAATCGCATAGAAAGTCAATGATACTGGAATCTCAAAGCCTAGAGTCCTGAGACTCAATGCTGATAATATCTGCGCCAACCCTGTAGATCCACTGGAGTAGACATGCCCAGGTTGAAAGAAGAAATTCACAGCAATTGATGACAAGAGCCCATAGAGTACTGACGCTGAAAATTTTTCAGTATATTTTTCACGAGAGATACTACGTGCCGCTTGTAAAACGCCCATTTTCTTTGCAGATTTTTTCTCTATATACTTAACATATTTATGAAGAGGTGCTTTATTCATTTTCTAATTCTACATGAAGGGCAAGTTCTTCCAACTGTTTATCAGCCACAAGACTTGGAGCCTGAGTCATAGGATCGGATGCCTTATTATTTTTAGGGAAGGCAATCACTTCACGAATATTATCTTTACCTGCAAGAAGCATAACAAAACGGTCAAGCCCGAGAGCCAAGCCACCATGTGGTGGGAATCCATAGTCCATAGCTTCGAGAAGGAAACCAAATTGCTCATAGGCAGATTCTTCAGAGAAACCAAGGGCTTTCAACATACGTTCTTGTAAGTCTTTCTGATTGATACGTAGACTACCACCACCAAGCTCATAACCATTCAAGACAATATCATAGGCTACAGCACGTACCTTAGAAAGATCTCCTTCAAGTTCTGCTGCAGAATCTTCTGTTGGTAAAGTGAATGGGTGGTGGGCGGACATATAACGGCCCTCTTCTTCAGACCACTCAAACATTGGCCAATCGACAACCCAAAGAAAGTTAAATTTAGTGTTGTCAATCATGTCAAGTTCTTTAGCAATTTGATTACGCAAAGCACCAAGTGTGTTATTAGCGATTTCAAGTGTGTCTGCTACAAAAAGAACCAAATCATTTTCTTCAATCTGTAAAGCATCTGTCAACTTTTCTTCAATACTTGTCAAGAATTTAGCAACTGGACCTGCTAGAACTCCATCAGTCATCTTAACCCAAGCAAGACCTTTAGCACCAAATTGTTTGGCAAAGTCTGTCAACTTGTCAATGCTTTTACGTGAATACTTATCTGCATTTCCTTTAACAACAATCGCCTTAACAGCTGGTGCCTCAGCAAATACTTTGAAGTCTACATCCTTGACAAGTTCTGTCAAGTCTTGTAAAAGCATGTCAAAGCGTGTATCTGGCTTGTCAGATCCATAGTTATTCATAGCATCATCATAAGACATGCGTGGGAATGGTAGTGTCACCTCAACCCCTTTAGTTTCTTTCATAACCTTAGCAATCAATCCTTCTGTAATATCTTGGATTTCTTGCTCATTAAGGAAAGAAGTCTCCAAGTCAACTTGTGTAAACTCAGGTTGACGATCACCACGCAAATCTTCGTCACGGAAACACTTTACAATTTGATAATAACGGTCAAAACCAGCATTCATCAATAATTGTTTAGTAATCTGAGGACTTTGTGGAAGAGCGTAAAAGTGGCCTTGGCTAACACGGCTTGGAACCAAGTAATCACGTGCACCTTCTGGTGTAGATTTTGTCAACATTGGTGTTTCAACATCGATAAATTCCAAGTCATCAAGATAATTACGAATGGTATGAGTTACCTTGGCACGAAGCTTAAAGTTTTCCAACATCTCTGGACGACGAAGATCCAAGTAACGGTAACGCATACGTGTATCATCACTAGCCTCAACACCATCTTTGATTTCAAACGGTGTTGTTTTGGCAGTATTAAGGACTTTAAGATCTTCAACTTTAAGCTCGACAGCACCTGTAGGCAAGTTATCATTAGCTTGTTCACGCGCTTCAACTGTTCCTGTTACTTCAATAACAAATTCGCTACGCAAGCTCTCAGCTGTTTCAACAACAGCTGCATCAGTATTTTCAGGGTTAACAACCAACTGCATCAAACCTTCACGGTCACGAAGATCGATAAAAATTAAACCTCCGAGGTTACGACGACGAGATACCCAACCTTTCAAAGTAATAGTAGTTCCGATATGTTCACTACGAACACGACCGGCATACATAGAACGTTCCATAAATACACTTCTTTCGTTAATTTTTTAGTCTTAACTATTATAGCAAAAAGCCCATCAAAACCCCACCCATTTCAGGATCGAATTTTAATAGACTTTCTTTTTTATAAAACTATTTACCAAATTGTTTAAACAATTCACTAGTATCCACATAATCTTCAGCAAATTCTTCAAAATCTTCAAAACGGTAGTCAGCTGTTTCTAAATCAAGCAAACTATTCCAACGGAAACCATAAACATCTTCAATGATAACACTAAGTTCATCAGTTTCCTCATCTACTTGCCAGCCCAAATAGCGTTCCTGGGTTTCAAAATTCAAAACTACATCTTGACAATCTTGGCGCCAAACTTGACCAAGCAATTGTTGACACATAGCATGATCACTCGCAGGTTCATCATTAAACCACGTAATCTCATGTTTATCGAGAAATGCAATCAACTGCCAAAACTGTTGTTGGAAACGAATGGGCATACTACGATCAAAAGCCAAACTGAATTTTTCACTCCGTTTGAGCATATCAACTATACTAACCATATACCCCCTACTTTTCTAACTGTTTGAGGACTGTTGCGAAGTTTGTAGTTAGCTCTTCAAAACTTACAGTAACTTCCTCACGAGTAGCATTATTTTTGACCTTAACCACACCTGACTCCACTTCACTCTCACCTAATGTGATAACAGTCTTGGCTTTGAAGGTATCTGCTGACTTAAACTGTGCCTTAATCTTACGTCCAAGGTAATCACGTTCAGCTTTAAATCCTTGGTAGCGGATGGATTGAACTAACTCAAGAGCTTTGCCATTAGCGCCCGAACCAAGTACTGCAATGTAGACATCAAGACTTTCTTCTACCGGAAGTTTAATGCCTTGCTTATCAAGAACCAAAAGCAAGCGTTCTAAACCAAGTCCAAAACCAAATCCAGCTGTTTCTGGACCACCGAAATATTCAACCAAACTATCATAACGACCGCCCGCACAGATTGTTAACTCAGACTTGTCAATAGTGGTAATAAATTCAAAAATCGTGTGGTTATAGTAATCCAGACCACGTACCATATTGGTATCAATCACATATGGAATGTTAAGACTATCGAGCATGGCACGCACTTCATCAAAGTGAGTTTGACTTTCTTCATCTAAATAATCAAGGATAGATGGAGCATTTTCAACTGCAACCTTATCTTCTTTTTCTTTTGAATCAAGTACTCGCAAAGGATTTTCTTCCAAACGGCGTTGGCTATCTTTTGACAAACTCTCGCGCATTGGTGTCAAATAGTCAATCAAGGCCTGACGATAAGCCAGACGACTGTCAGTATTTCCAAGACTATTCAAATGAAGAGTAACATCCTTAATGCCAAGCGTATTAAAGAGTTGGTA
This region of Streptococcus thermophilus genomic DNA includes:
- a CDS encoding replication-associated recombination protein A — its product is MPDNLALRMRPRSISEVIGQKHLVGEGKIIRRMVEANMLSSMILYGPPGIGKTSIASAIAGTTKFAFRTFNATVDSKKRLQEIAEEAKFSGGLVLLLDEIHRLDKAKQDFLLPLLENGNIIMIGATTENPFFSVTPAIRSRVQIFELEPLSNEDIKEAILNVLGDKERGFAFEVHLDDDALDFIATATNGDLRSAYNSLDLAVMSTPASGNGQHHITLDIVENSLQRSYITMDKDGDGHYDVLSALQKSIRGSDVNASLHYAARLVEAGDLPSLARRLTVIAYEDIGLANPDAQVHTVTALEAAQKIGFPEARILIANVVIDLALSPKSNSAYKAMDAVLADLRKSGNLPIPRHLRDGHYAGSKALGNAQDYKYPHAYPEKWVKQQYLPDKLRGVNYFQPNETGKYERALGANKERIDKLSR
- the rpmB gene encoding 50S ribosomal protein L28; protein product: MTKVCYFTGRKTVSGNNRSHAMNKTKRVFKPNLQKVTVLIDGKPKKVWASARALKSGKVERV
- the ruvX gene encoding Holliday junction resolvase RuvX, whose protein sequence is MRVMGLDVGSKTVGVAISDPLGFTAQGVEIIKINEEDKEFGFDRLGELVKEYQVDKFVIGLPKNMNNTEGPRVEASKAYGDKIKEIFNLPVDYQDERLTTVQAERMLVEQADVSRGKRKKVIDKLAAQLILQNYLDRMF
- the nrdG gene encoding anaerobic ribonucleoside-triphosphate reductase activating protein, whose protein sequence is MTWNTPKPQEWKSEELSQGRIIDYKAFNFVDGEGVRNSLYVSGCMFHCEGCYNAATWSFKAGIPYTKELEEQIIQDLAQPYVQGLTLLGGEPFLNTGILTPLVKRIRKELPEKDIWSWTGYTWEELMLETPDKIELLHLVDILVDGRFDITKKNLMLQFRGSSNQRIIDVKKSLDQGKVVIWDKLNDGQKNYEQVDRKDMI
- a CDS encoding GNAT family N-acetyltransferase, producing the protein MILRRPSQADKEAILDMMGEFEREKSVHDGGFWNTDNFIYEEWLEENLQSEAGLNIPENWVPAIQLVSFNESGHALGFLHLRLRLNGRLLEKGGHIGYSIRPSERGKGYAKESLRQGLQVAKEKNIQRALVTCSTENPASRAVILANGGQLEDICNETERYWIDLE
- the nrdD gene encoding anaerobic ribonucleoside-triphosphate reductase — encoded protein: MITLEKEKVTVNPDIKVIKRDGRMVTFDSSKIYEAILKASETITPITPLIETKLEGIANRVVAEINDRFSHNIKIYEIQSIVEHELLEANEYAIAQEYINYRTKRDFERSQATDINFTINKLVNKDQAVVHENANKDSDLYNIQRDLTAGIVGKSVGLKMLPPHVANAHQKGDIHFHDLDYSPYTPMTNCCLIDFKGMLANGFKIGNAEVESPKSIQTATAQISQIIANVASSQYGGCTADRIDEFLAPYAELNYKKHLADAKEWVTEEKQEDYARAKTRKDIYDAMQSLEYEINTLFTSNGQTPFTSLGFGLGTNWFEREIQKAILQVRILGLGLEHRTAIFPKLIFTLKRGLNLEPNSPNYDIKQLALECATKRMYPDVLSYDKIIELTGSFKAPMGCRSFLQGWKDENGVEVNSGRMNLGVVTLNLPRIALESKGDQDKFWEIFEERMGIAKDALVYRVERVKEATPANAPILYQYGAFGQRLRKCDSVDQLFKHRRATVSLGYIGLYEVASVFYGSDWETNLEAKTFTLNIVKAMKNACESWSDEYDYHFSVYSTPSESLTDRFCRLDTEKFGVVTDITDKEYYTNSFHYDVRKNPTPFEKLEFEKDYPEVGATGGFIHYCEYPVLQQNPKALEAVWDFAYDRVGYLGTNTPIDKCYKCDFEGDFTPTERGFMCPNCGNTDPKTVDVVKRTCGYLGNPQARPMVKGRHKEISARVKHMNGSTIKYGGKHL
- a CDS encoding DUF1292 domain-containing protein, translating into MSHNHDHNHDHEVITLVDEQGNETLFEILLTIDGREEFGKNYVLLVPAGAEEDADGEIEIQAYSFTENEDGTEGDLQPIPEDSDAEWDMIEEVFNSFIDEN
- a CDS encoding IreB family regulatory phosphoprotein; this translates as MGFTDETVLFNLNDGDKDEISNTLTNVYRSLAEKGYNPINQIVGYVLSGDPAYVPRYNDARNQIRKYERDEIVEELVRYYLKGNGTDL